In Pseudomonas oryzicola, one DNA window encodes the following:
- a CDS encoding LysR family transcriptional regulator yields MQYQITHADLSLVLALERGRSLAKAAELLKVDVSTVFRSIRRLESALGTALFVKSRKGYLPTDTAQALAEQAERAEQALEAARIAMTSGEQVVSGTVRLTCTEAVMHSLLLPALAEFMPNYPALSLEMGTSNTFANLSRRDADIALRLTNTPPEHLVGRNLGSTSYVVCGQPQWRERLIESPASVPWIAPDDSMQDHPTVVWRNQQHPGLNPRYQCSGMSTIAQLVTAGLGVAALPDYMVHALPGVDALSGPLPGCDTQLWLLTRPDCRALRSVQTLFEELTPRLRDAML; encoded by the coding sequence ATGCAATATCAGATTACCCATGCCGACCTCTCCCTGGTCCTGGCGTTGGAACGAGGCCGTTCCCTGGCCAAGGCTGCCGAGCTGCTCAAGGTCGATGTCTCGACCGTGTTCCGCTCGATCCGCCGGCTGGAGTCGGCGCTGGGCACGGCCTTGTTCGTCAAGAGCCGCAAGGGCTACCTGCCGACCGACACTGCCCAGGCACTGGCCGAACAGGCCGAGCGCGCCGAGCAGGCGCTGGAGGCGGCGCGCATTGCCATGACCAGTGGCGAACAGGTGGTGAGTGGTACGGTACGGCTGACCTGCACCGAAGCGGTGATGCACAGCCTGCTGCTGCCGGCGCTGGCCGAGTTCATGCCCAACTACCCGGCCCTGTCGCTGGAAATGGGCACGTCCAACACCTTCGCCAACCTCAGCCGGCGCGATGCCGACATCGCCCTGCGCCTGACCAACACGCCGCCGGAGCACCTGGTCGGGCGCAACCTGGGGTCTACCTCGTATGTGGTCTGCGGCCAGCCGCAGTGGCGCGAGCGCCTGATCGAATCGCCAGCCAGCGTGCCGTGGATCGCCCCGGACGACTCGATGCAGGACCACCCCACTGTGGTCTGGCGCAACCAGCAGCATCCGGGGTTGAACCCGCGCTACCAGTGCAGCGGCATGTCGACCATCGCCCAATTGGTCACGGCCGGGCTGGGCGTGGCGGCGCTGCCGGATTACATGGTGCATGCACTGCCCGGGGTGGATGCGTTGAGCGGGCCGCTGCCCGGCTGCGATACCCAGCTGTGGCTGCTGACCCGGCCGGACTGCCGGGCGTTGCGCTCGGTGCAGACCCTGTTCGAGGAACTGACCCCGCGGTTGCGTGACGCGATGCTCTGA
- a CDS encoding glutamine synthetase family protein, which translates to MRDFLQAHPDTQYVDLLISDMNGVVRGKRIERASLHKVYEKGINLPASLFALDINGSTVESTGLGLDIGDADRICFPIAGTLSDEPWQKRPTAQLLMTMHELDGQPFFADPREVLRQVVSRFDDLGLDICAAFELEFYLIDQDNLNGRPQPPRSPISGKRPQSTQVYLIDDLDEYADCLQDMLEAAKEQGLPADAIVKESAPAQFEVNLHHVADPLKACDYAILLKRLIKNVAYDHEMDTTFMAKPYPGQAGNGLHVHISLLDKKTGKNIFASDDPLQSDALRHAIGGVLETMPASMAFLCPNINSYRRFGAQFYVPNAPSWGLDNRTVAVRVPTDSSDNVRLEHRVAGADANPYLMLAAILAGMHHGLTNQVEPGAPIEGNSYEQLEQSLPNNLRDALRALDDSEVLNQYISPDYIDIFVACKESELAEFEVSISDLEYNWYLHTV; encoded by the coding sequence ATGAGAGACTTCCTCCAGGCCCATCCGGACACGCAGTACGTCGACCTGCTGATTTCCGACATGAACGGCGTGGTACGTGGCAAGCGCATCGAGCGGGCCAGCCTGCACAAGGTGTACGAAAAGGGTATCAACCTGCCAGCGTCATTGTTCGCCCTGGACATCAACGGTTCTACCGTCGAAAGCACCGGGCTGGGCCTGGATATCGGCGATGCCGACCGCATCTGCTTCCCGATCGCGGGTACGCTGTCGGACGAGCCGTGGCAAAAGCGCCCGACCGCCCAACTGCTGATGACCATGCATGAACTGGATGGCCAGCCGTTCTTCGCCGACCCGCGTGAGGTGCTGCGCCAGGTGGTGAGCCGGTTCGACGACCTGGGCCTGGATATCTGTGCCGCGTTCGAGCTGGAGTTCTACCTGATCGACCAGGACAACCTCAACGGTCGCCCGCAGCCGCCGCGCTCGCCCATTTCGGGCAAGCGTCCGCAATCGACCCAGGTGTACCTGATCGACGACCTCGACGAATACGCCGACTGCCTGCAGGACATGCTCGAAGCGGCCAAGGAACAAGGCCTGCCCGCCGACGCCATCGTCAAGGAAAGTGCCCCGGCGCAGTTCGAAGTCAACCTGCACCATGTGGCTGATCCGCTGAAGGCCTGCGACTACGCGATCCTGCTCAAGCGCCTGATCAAGAACGTGGCCTATGACCACGAAATGGACACCACCTTCATGGCCAAGCCCTACCCGGGCCAGGCCGGCAATGGCCTGCACGTGCACATATCGTTGCTGGACAAGAAAACCGGCAAGAACATCTTTGCCAGCGATGACCCGCTGCAAAGCGACGCATTGCGCCATGCCATCGGCGGCGTGCTGGAAACCATGCCGGCATCGATGGCCTTCCTCTGCCCGAACATCAATTCCTATCGCCGTTTCGGCGCGCAGTTCTACGTGCCCAATGCGCCAAGCTGGGGCCTGGACAACCGCACCGTGGCCGTGCGCGTGCCTACCGACAGCAGCGACAATGTTCGCCTGGAGCACCGCGTGGCCGGTGCCGACGCCAACCCCTACCTGATGCTTGCGGCAATCCTCGCTGGTATGCACCACGGCCTGACCAACCAGGTCGAGCCGGGAGCGCCGATCGAAGGCAACTCCTACGAACAGCTGGAGCAGAGCCTGCCGAACAACCTGCGCGATGCCCTGCGCGCGCTGGATGACAGCGAAGTGCTCAACCAATACATCAGCCCGGACTACATCGATATCTTCGTGGCCTGCAAGGAAAGCGAACTGGCCGAATTCGAAGTGTCGATCTCCGACCTCGAATACAACTGGTACCTGCACACGGTGTAA
- a CDS encoding gamma-glutamyl-gamma-aminobutyrate hydrolase family protein, with the protein MSANAVPLIGVSACRQQVGKNPSHTVGDKYVEAAGFAGLPLILPARDGGSDTQALLARLDGIVFTGSPSNIEPHHYNGAPSAAGTRHDLARDRLTLPLLQAAIAAGVPVFCICRGYQELNVALGGSLHQRVQELPGYLDHREPEDAPLEVQYGPRHPVGIEPGGLFERLGLAARFEVNSLHSQGIDRLAPGLRVEARAPDGLIEAVSMPAAPGFVLGVQWHPEWRFTENPVSLRLFQAFREACIAYAAREGARQKAF; encoded by the coding sequence ATGAGCGCAAATGCGGTCCCCTTGATCGGTGTCAGCGCCTGCCGCCAGCAGGTGGGCAAGAACCCGTCGCACACGGTAGGCGACAAGTATGTCGAGGCGGCCGGCTTTGCTGGCTTGCCGCTGATCTTGCCAGCCCGTGACGGTGGCAGTGACACGCAGGCGTTGCTGGCCCGTCTGGACGGCATTGTTTTTACCGGCTCGCCTTCAAATATCGAACCGCATCATTACAATGGCGCCCCCAGCGCGGCTGGCACCCGGCACGATCTGGCGCGCGATCGCCTGACCCTGCCACTGCTGCAGGCCGCCATCGCTGCCGGGGTGCCGGTGTTCTGCATCTGCCGCGGTTATCAGGAGTTGAACGTGGCCTTGGGTGGCAGCTTGCACCAACGCGTGCAGGAGCTGCCCGGTTATCTGGACCACCGCGAACCCGAGGACGCCCCCCTGGAAGTGCAATACGGCCCTCGTCACCCGGTCGGCATCGAGCCTGGCGGGTTGTTCGAGCGCCTGGGCCTGGCTGCGCGGTTCGAGGTCAACTCGCTGCACAGCCAGGGCATCGACCGCCTGGCCCCCGGCCTGCGGGTCGAGGCACGGGCCCCTGATGGCCTGATCGAAGCGGTATCCATGCCTGCGGCGCCGGGCTTCGTACTTGGCGTGCAGTGGCATCCGGAATGGCGATTTACCGAAAACCCGGTCTCGCTGCGCCTGTTCCAGGCGTTTCGCGAGGCTTGTATTGCCTACGCAGCACGGGAGGGCGCACGGCAGAAGGCATTCTGA
- a CDS encoding APC family permease — MSDYTEAGRPPDVAADAGNTQRSKGLAKGRLGLLASVVLGISTIAPVYTLTGALGPTVREVGAHLPAVFIVGFLPMLLVALGYRELNSAEPDSGTSFTWSARAFGPMIGWIGGWGLVVATTIVLSNLAGVAVDFFYLFLGQITGHHELAALADNLLINVVTCCVFIALAVWICCRGIATTMTVQYGLVALQLVVLIGFAFAAFDGTTAPPPLEFDFAWFNPFGVESFSAFAAGLSLSIFIFWGWDTCLTVSEESIGSEEVPGKAATWTVMLILGLYLFTAIATLQFAGISESGLGLNNPRIQENVFAHLAGPVMGPLAILMSIAVLASTAASLQSTFVAPARTLLAMGYYGAVPQKFASVCPRSQTPRYATICAGLAAGLFYVTMRTLSENVLADTITALGMMICFYYSLTAFACVWYFRDSLFDSLRHFVMRGLCPLVGGVILSVIFVRTAIDSASPDFGSGSHVGGLGLVFVIAAIISVLGIGLMMLSRMRAPAYFLGATLRQQATLSLQE; from the coding sequence ATGAGCGATTACACAGAAGCCGGCCGGCCACCCGACGTGGCGGCCGACGCGGGCAATACCCAGCGCAGCAAGGGCCTGGCCAAAGGCCGGCTGGGCTTGCTGGCCAGCGTGGTGCTGGGCATTTCCACCATCGCCCCGGTCTATACCCTGACCGGCGCACTAGGCCCGACCGTGCGCGAAGTGGGCGCCCACCTGCCAGCGGTGTTCATCGTCGGCTTCCTGCCAATGCTGCTGGTCGCCCTCGGTTACCGCGAGCTGAATTCGGCCGAGCCGGACAGCGGCACGTCGTTCACCTGGTCGGCGCGGGCCTTCGGCCCGATGATTGGCTGGATCGGCGGTTGGGGGCTGGTAGTCGCCACTACCATCGTGCTGTCGAACCTGGCAGGCGTGGCCGTCGACTTCTTCTACCTGTTCCTCGGCCAGATCACCGGCCACCACGAGCTGGCGGCGCTGGCCGACAACCTGTTGATCAACGTGGTGACCTGCTGTGTGTTCATCGCCCTGGCGGTATGGATCTGCTGCCGTGGCATCGCCACCACCATGACCGTGCAGTACGGCTTGGTGGCGCTGCAGTTGGTGGTGCTGATCGGTTTTGCCTTTGCCGCCTTCGACGGTACCACCGCGCCGCCGCCGCTGGAGTTCGATTTCGCCTGGTTCAACCCGTTCGGTGTCGAGTCGTTCTCGGCCTTTGCCGCCGGGCTGTCGCTGTCGATCTTCATCTTTTGGGGATGGGACACCTGCCTGACTGTCAGTGAAGAGTCGATAGGCAGTGAAGAGGTGCCGGGCAAGGCGGCCACCTGGACCGTGATGTTGATTCTCGGCCTGTACCTGTTCACTGCAATCGCAACCCTGCAGTTTGCCGGGATCAGCGAGTCTGGCCTGGGCCTGAACAATCCGCGCATCCAGGAGAACGTGTTCGCTCACTTGGCCGGCCCGGTCATGGGGCCGTTGGCGATCCTGATGTCCATCGCCGTGCTGGCCAGTACGGCGGCTTCGCTGCAGTCGACCTTCGTCGCGCCGGCGCGCACGCTGTTGGCCATGGGCTACTACGGCGCGGTACCGCAAAAGTTCGCCAGCGTCTGCCCGCGCTCGCAAACCCCGCGCTACGCCACCATTTGCGCCGGCCTGGCTGCGGGCCTGTTCTACGTGACCATGCGTACCCTGAGCGAGAACGTGCTGGCGGATACCATTACCGCCCTGGGCATGATGATCTGCTTCTACTATTCGCTGACCGCATTCGCCTGCGTCTGGTATTTCCGCGACAGCCTGTTCGACAGCCTGCGTCACTTCGTCATGCGTGGCCTGTGCCCGCTGGTGGGTGGGGTGATTCTGTCGGTGATCTTCGTGCGTACTGCCATCGACAGCGCTTCGCCAGACTTTGGCAGTGGCTCACATGTGGGCGGACTGGGGCTGGTGTTCGTGATTGCCGCGATCATTTCGGTGCTCGGCATCGGGTTGATGATGCTGTCGCGCATGCGCGCACCGGCGTATTTCCTCGGGGCTACCCTGCGTCAGCAGGCTACCCTGTCACTGCAGGAATAA
- the gmk gene encoding guanylate kinase yields MNHSSGTLYIVSAPSGAGKTSLVTALTKDDTQIRVSVSHTTRAMRPGEQHGVNYHFVVHEEFKALIAQGDFLEHAEVFGNFYGTSRSALQQTLDQGYDLILEIDWQGAQQVRKLMPQALSIFILPPSQQALRHRLDGRGQDSEEIIAGRMKEAVSEMVHYDEYDYVIINDDFDVALEDLKAVFRSNRLLLKKQQQRNGGLLKELLS; encoded by the coding sequence ATGAACCACAGCAGCGGCACCCTTTACATCGTTTCGGCCCCTTCCGGCGCCGGCAAGACCAGCCTGGTCACCGCCCTGACCAAGGACGACACGCAGATCCGCGTCTCGGTCTCGCACACTACCCGCGCCATGCGCCCAGGCGAGCAGCACGGGGTGAACTATCACTTCGTCGTCCACGAGGAGTTCAAGGCACTGATCGCGCAAGGTGACTTCCTGGAGCATGCCGAGGTGTTCGGCAATTTCTACGGCACCTCGCGCAGTGCGCTGCAGCAAACGCTGGACCAAGGCTACGACCTGATTCTGGAAATCGACTGGCAAGGCGCCCAGCAAGTACGCAAGCTGATGCCGCAGGCGTTGTCGATATTCATCCTGCCGCCAAGCCAGCAGGCCTTGCGCCATCGTCTGGACGGTCGCGGGCAGGACAGTGAAGAGATCATTGCCGGGCGCATGAAAGAAGCGGTCAGCGAGATGGTGCACTACGACGAATATGACTACGTGATCATCAACGATGATTTTGACGTGGCGCTTGAGGACTTGAAGGCGGTGTTCCGCTCCAATCGCCTGCTGCTGAAGAAGCAGCAACAGCGCAACGGCGGGCTGCTCAAAGAACTGCTTTCCTGA
- a CDS encoding YicC/YloC family endoribonuclease has protein sequence MVHSMTAFARVERAGSQGTLVWELRSVNHRYLEPHLRLPEALRDLEGAVREGLRQGLSRGKVECTLRLNDDSNGKPLKVDRERAAQLVAAAEEVAGLIKQPAPLNPLEVLSWPGVLVADASDPQALNAEAMALFNEALAELKAGRQREGQELARLINERLDNMASEVTTLRALVPQMLAAQRQKILDRFGDIQAELDPQRLEQEMVLLAQKSDVAEELDRLSTHVTEVRRVLKGGGAAGRRLDFLMQELNREANTLGSKAFDPRSTQAAVNLKVLIEQMREQVQNIE, from the coding sequence ATGGTGCACAGCATGACCGCTTTTGCTCGTGTCGAGCGCGCCGGCAGCCAAGGCACCCTGGTCTGGGAGCTGCGTTCGGTCAATCACCGTTACCTGGAGCCGCACCTGCGCCTGCCCGAAGCCCTGCGCGACCTGGAGGGCGCCGTGCGTGAAGGCCTGCGCCAAGGGCTGTCACGCGGCAAGGTGGAATGCACCTTGCGCCTCAACGACGACAGCAACGGCAAACCGCTGAAGGTGGACCGCGAGCGCGCCGCACAACTGGTTGCCGCCGCCGAGGAGGTGGCCGGCCTGATCAAGCAACCGGCACCATTGAACCCGCTGGAAGTGCTGTCATGGCCGGGCGTGCTGGTGGCCGACGCCAGCGACCCGCAGGCCCTGAATGCCGAAGCCATGGCACTGTTCAACGAAGCGCTGGCCGAACTCAAGGCCGGACGCCAGCGTGAAGGTCAGGAGCTGGCCCGGCTGATCAACGAACGCCTGGACAACATGGCCAGTGAAGTCACCACCCTGCGCGCTCTGGTGCCACAGATGCTGGCGGCACAGCGACAGAAGATCCTCGATCGCTTCGGCGACATCCAGGCCGAACTCGACCCGCAGCGCCTGGAGCAGGAGATGGTGCTGCTGGCCCAGAAGAGCGACGTGGCCGAGGAACTCGACCGCCTCAGCACCCACGTCACCGAAGTGCGCCGGGTGCTCAAGGGTGGCGGTGCCGCCGGCCGGCGCCTGGACTTTCTGATGCAGGAACTCAACCGCGAGGCCAATACCCTCGGCTCCAAGGCCTTCGACCCACGCAGCACGCAAGCGGCGGTCAACCTGAAGGTATTGATCGAACAGATGCGTGAACAAGTACAGAACATCGAGTAA
- the rph gene encoding ribonuclease PH has product MKRPSGRAADQLRSIRITRSYTKHAEGSVLVEFGDTKVICTVSVENGVPRFLKGQGQGWLTAEYGMLPRSTGERNQREASRGKQGGRTLEIQRLIGRSLRAALDMSKLGDITLYVDCDVIQADGGTRTASITGAMVALCDALAVIKKRGGLKAGNPLKHMIAAVSVGMYQSEAVLDLDYLEDSAAETDLNVVMTSAGGFIEVQGTAEGAPFQPEDFNAMLALAQKGMAEIFELQQAALAD; this is encoded by the coding sequence ATGAAACGTCCAAGTGGTCGCGCCGCCGATCAGCTCCGCTCGATCCGCATCACCCGCAGCTACACCAAGCACGCCGAAGGGTCGGTACTGGTCGAGTTCGGTGACACCAAGGTCATCTGCACGGTCAGTGTGGAAAACGGTGTGCCGCGCTTCCTCAAAGGGCAAGGCCAGGGCTGGCTGACCGCCGAGTACGGCATGTTGCCGCGTTCCACCGGCGAGCGTAACCAGCGCGAAGCCAGCCGTGGCAAACAGGGTGGCCGCACCCTGGAAATCCAGCGCCTGATCGGCCGTTCGCTGCGCGCTGCGCTGGACATGAGCAAACTCGGTGACATCACCCTGTACGTCGACTGCGACGTGATTCAGGCCGATGGCGGTACCCGCACCGCATCCATCACCGGTGCCATGGTCGCCCTGTGCGATGCCCTGGCGGTCATCAAGAAGCGCGGCGGCCTGAAAGCCGGCAACCCGCTCAAGCATATGATCGCCGCCGTATCGGTGGGCATGTACCAGAGCGAAGCCGTGCTCGACCTGGACTACCTGGAAGACTCCGCCGCCGAGACCGACCTGAACGTGGTGATGACCAGCGCTGGTGGTTTCATCGAAGTGCAGGGTACTGCCGAAGGCGCGCCGTTCCAGCCGGAAGACTTCAATGCCATGCTCGCCCTGGCACAGAAGGGCATGGCTGAAATCTTCGAACTGCAGCAGGCCGCACTGGCCGACTGA
- a CDS encoding DUF4870 domain-containing protein, with protein MSDSNLSITPPNAEVRQWAMFCHLSALLGLVVPLGHLLGPLVLWHLKREQDPFIDAQGKEALNFQISVTIAGFICFLLMFVFIGLMLFAMLMVAVLVLIIIAAVRANEGKPYRYPMIWRPIK; from the coding sequence ATGAGCGATTCCAACCTGTCGATCACCCCGCCCAATGCCGAGGTCCGGCAGTGGGCGATGTTCTGTCACCTTTCTGCACTGCTGGGCCTGGTGGTTCCGCTCGGGCACTTGCTGGGCCCGCTGGTGCTGTGGCACCTCAAGCGCGAGCAAGACCCTTTCATCGATGCCCAGGGCAAGGAGGCGCTGAACTTTCAGATCAGCGTGACCATTGCCGGGTTCATCTGCTTCCTGCTGATGTTCGTGTTCATCGGGCTGATGCTGTTCGCCATGCTGATGGTCGCGGTGCTGGTGCTGATCATCATTGCGGCGGTGCGGGCCAATGAAGGTAAGCCGTATCGTTACCCGATGATCTGGCGGCCGATCAAATAG
- a CDS encoding exodeoxyribonuclease III, whose amino-acid sequence MRIISVNVNGIQAAAERGLLSWLQAQNADVICLQDTRASAFELDDPAFQLDGYFLYACDAEVPAQGGVALYSRMQPKAVITGLGFETADRYGRYLQADFDKVSIASLLLPSGMNGDEDLNQKFKLMDDFAKYLDKQRRKRREYIYCGSFYVAQQKLDIKNWRDSQQSPGFLAPERAWMDAITGEMGYIDALREVSREGDQYSWWPDNEQAEMLNLGYRFDYQILTPGLRRFVRNARLPRQPRFSQHAPLIVDYDWTLTI is encoded by the coding sequence ATGCGGATCATCAGTGTGAACGTAAATGGCATTCAGGCTGCGGCCGAGCGTGGTTTGCTCAGCTGGCTGCAAGCCCAGAATGCCGACGTCATCTGCCTTCAGGATACCCGCGCCTCGGCCTTTGAACTCGATGACCCAGCTTTCCAGCTCGATGGCTATTTCCTTTATGCCTGCGACGCGGAGGTGCCTGCCCAAGGTGGTGTGGCCCTGTATTCGCGCATGCAGCCCAAGGCAGTCATCACCGGCCTGGGCTTCGAGACAGCCGACCGCTACGGGCGTTACCTGCAAGCAGATTTCGACAAAGTCAGTATTGCCAGCCTGCTGCTGCCTTCGGGTATGAACGGCGACGAAGACTTGAACCAGAAGTTCAAGTTGATGGACGACTTCGCCAAGTACCTGGACAAGCAGCGGCGCAAGCGTCGTGAGTACATCTACTGCGGCTCGTTCTACGTGGCGCAGCAGAAGCTCGACATCAAGAACTGGCGTGACAGCCAGCAGTCGCCCGGTTTCCTGGCGCCGGAGCGCGCCTGGATGGATGCGATCACCGGCGAGATGGGTTATATCGACGCCCTGCGCGAAGTCAGCCGTGAAGGCGACCAGTACAGCTGGTGGCCGGACAACGAGCAGGCCGAAATGCTCAACCTGGGCTACCGGTTCGACTACCAGATCCTCACCCCGGGCCTGCGCCGTTTCGTGCGCAATGCCCGCCTGCCGCGTCAGCCGCGCTTCTCCCAGCATGCGCCGCTGATCGTCGACTATGACTGGACGTTGACCATCTGA
- the pyrE gene encoding orotate phosphoribosyltransferase: protein MQPYQRDFIRFAIDRGVLRFGEFTLKSGRTSPYFFNAGLFNSGSALAQLGRCYAAAIVDSKIPFDVLFGPAYKGIPLAAATAVALAEQHQLDVPWCFNRKEAKDHGEGGSLVGAPLAGEVLIIDDVITAGTAIREVMQIINAQQAKAAGVLIALNREERGNGELSAIQEVERDFGIPVVSIVSLTQVLEFLADDPQLKQHLPAVEAYRAQYGI from the coding sequence ATGCAGCCGTATCAGCGCGACTTCATCCGTTTTGCCATCGATCGCGGGGTACTGCGTTTCGGTGAATTCACTCTGAAATCGGGGCGTACCAGCCCGTATTTCTTCAATGCCGGCCTGTTCAACAGTGGTTCTGCCCTGGCCCAGCTGGGCCGTTGCTATGCGGCGGCCATCGTCGACAGCAAGATCCCGTTCGACGTGCTGTTCGGCCCGGCCTACAAGGGTATCCCGCTGGCGGCGGCGACTGCCGTGGCCCTGGCCGAGCAGCACCAGCTCGACGTGCCATGGTGCTTCAACCGCAAGGAAGCCAAGGACCACGGCGAAGGCGGCAGCCTGGTTGGCGCCCCGCTGGCCGGTGAAGTGCTGATCATCGACGACGTGATCACTGCCGGTACGGCCATCCGTGAAGTCATGCAGATCATCAACGCCCAGCAGGCCAAGGCCGCTGGTGTGCTGATCGCGCTGAACCGCGAAGAGCGTGGCAATGGCGAACTGTCGGCGATCCAGGAAGTGGAGCGCGACTTCGGCATTCCGGTGGTCAGCATCGTTTCGCTGACCCAGGTGCTGGAGTTCCTCGCCGATGACCCGCAGCTGAAGCAGCATCTGCCGGCGGTCGAGGCTTACCGGGCGCAGTACGGGATCTGA
- the argB gene encoding acetylglutamate kinase produces MTLDRDAASHVAEVLSEALPYIRRFVGKTLVIKYGGNAMESEELKTGFARDIVLMKAVGINPVVVHGGGPQIGDLLKRLSIESHFIDGMRVTDAATMDVVEMVLGGQVNKDIVNLINRHGGSAIGLTGKDAELIRARKLTVSRQTPEMTTPEIIDIGHVGEVVSVNTDLLNMLVKGDFIPVIAPIGVGANGESYNINADLVAGKVAEALKAEKLMLLTNIAGLMDKQGQVLTGLTTEQVNELIADGTIYGGMLPKIKCALDAVQGGVNSSHIIDGRVPNAVLLEIFTDSGVGTLITNRKQR; encoded by the coding sequence ATGACCCTCGATCGCGATGCCGCTTCCCATGTAGCCGAGGTTTTGTCCGAAGCACTGCCTTACATTCGCCGCTTTGTCGGCAAGACCCTGGTGATCAAGTACGGCGGCAACGCGATGGAGAGCGAGGAGCTCAAGACCGGCTTCGCCCGTGACATCGTGCTGATGAAGGCTGTAGGCATCAACCCGGTGGTGGTCCACGGTGGCGGCCCGCAGATTGGCGATCTGCTCAAGCGCCTGTCGATCGAAAGCCATTTCATCGACGGCATGCGCGTCACCGACGCGGCGACCATGGATGTGGTGGAGATGGTGCTGGGCGGCCAGGTCAACAAGGACATCGTCAACCTGATCAACCGCCACGGCGGCAGCGCCATCGGCCTGACCGGCAAGGACGCGGAGCTGATCCGCGCCCGCAAGCTGACCGTCAGCCGCCAGACGCCCGAGATGACCACTCCGGAAATCATCGACATCGGCCACGTCGGCGAAGTGGTGAGCGTGAACACCGACCTGCTCAACATGCTGGTGAAGGGCGACTTCATCCCGGTGATCGCGCCGATCGGTGTGGGGGCCAATGGTGAGTCGTACAACATCAACGCCGACCTGGTGGCAGGCAAGGTGGCCGAGGCGCTGAAAGCCGAGAAGCTGATGCTGCTGACCAATATCGCCGGCCTGATGGACAAGCAAGGCCAGGTGCTGACCGGCCTGACCACCGAGCAGGTCAACGAACTGATCGCCGACGGCACCATCTACGGCGGCATGCTGCCGAAGATCAAATGCGCGCTGGATGCCGTGCAGGGCGGCGTCAACAGCTCGCACATCATCGACGGCCGTGTGCCGAATGCGGTGCTGCTGGAGATCTTCACCGACAGTGGCGTGGGTACCCTGATTACCAACCGCAAGCAGCGCTGA
- the dut gene encoding dUTP diphosphatase produces the protein MHALQAKILDPRLGTEFPLPQYATPGSAGLDLRALLKEDTVLEPGQTLLIPTGLSIYIGDPGLAAVILPRSGLGHKHGIVLGNLVGLIDSDYQGELMVSCWNRGNTPFTIAVGERIAQLVLVPVVQAHFDIVEAFDESQRGAGGFGHSGSH, from the coding sequence ATGCACGCTCTTCAAGCCAAGATCCTCGACCCACGCCTGGGCACCGAATTCCCCCTGCCGCAGTACGCCACCCCCGGCTCCGCCGGCCTGGACCTGCGCGCCCTGCTCAAGGAAGACACCGTCCTCGAGCCAGGCCAGACCCTGCTGATCCCCACCGGCCTGTCGATCTACATCGGCGACCCTGGCCTGGCGGCGGTGATCTTGCCGCGCTCGGGCCTGGGCCATAAGCACGGCATCGTGCTTGGCAACCTGGTCGGGCTGATCGACTCGGACTACCAGGGCGAGTTGATGGTGTCGTGCTGGAACCGCGGCAACACACCGTTCACCATCGCCGTTGGCGAGCGCATTGCCCAGCTGGTGCTGGTACCGGTGGTACAGGCCCATTTCGACATCGTCGAAGCGTTCGATGAAAGCCAGCGCGGCGCTGGCGGCTTCGGCCATTCCGGCAGCCACTGA